Proteins encoded in a region of the Maniola jurtina chromosome 12, ilManJurt1.1, whole genome shotgun sequence genome:
- the LOC123870524 gene encoding glutamate receptor ionotropic, kainate 2-like isoform X2, with the protein MSDDHSYVIMDPDFHTIDIDPYKHGGSNITGIRFFDPELEHIQNFITSLNEQVKELSEGKIENAIENNGLRFNLALVYDSVILYTSAIKAMGLEEGAENITCDSDESWTFGSTLINHVRTMELDGLTGMVKFDEEGFRSELEVDILEVMAHGFEKIGSWTTEDGFVESRKIVPPVEQEKSESMKGKHFIVLTALSAPYGMLKESSKKLEGNDRYEGFGIEIIEELAKMNEFNYTFDIQADGVYGSYDSKTGKWNGMMEKIMDGRADFAITDLTITAARQKAVDFTSPFMNLGITILYKKPTKQPPDLFSFISPFSYQVWGYLAGAYVGVSALLFILGRFAPEEWQNPYPCIEEPETLDNQWTLANSFWFTLGSVLTQGSEIAPIAISTRMAGSMWWFFTLIMVSSYTANLAAFLTVESKFYAIKSVSDLANNPYEITYGAKKGGATFSFFKESDNLLYQKMYQYMDAHPELMTPTNDIGLERVKSEKENYAFLMESSSIEYLVERNCDVAQVGGLLDSKGYGIAMKKNSPYRQPMSESILQLQEQGKIARMKDKWWKEKRGGGICADDDEGSGDAQPLVLANVGGVFIVLAAGSGLAAICAFIEMIFDVWLTSHRVKVPFKDELIAELKFIFSFSGDVKPVRHRESTGSGSKESKKEENKEGEDPESRRESENRNEIAPSRHSDRSSHSHHNTHSRRQSNAMQIARSRKYSRQYSNKSQLIPEN; encoded by the exons ATGTCTGATGATCACAGCTATGTTATAATGGATCCAGATTTTCATACGATTGACATCGATCCCTATAAACATGGAGGATCTAATATTACGG GAATTAGATTTTTTGATCCTGAATTAGAACATATTCAGAATTTCATCACTTCTTTAAATGAACAGGTAAAAGAATTATCCGAGggaaaaattgaaaatgcaaTAGAGAACAATGGTCTCCGATTTAACCTGGCGCTAGTGTATGACTCAGTGATCTTGTATACTTCAGCAATAAAGGCAATGGGTTTGGAGGAAGGCGCTGAGAATATAACTTGCGATAGCGATGAGAGTTGGACTTTTGGTTCCACTCTCATTAATCACGTGCGAACC ATGGAACTTGACGGTTTGACCGGGATGGTGAAATTTGACGAAGAAGGCTTTCGTTCTGAACTAGAGGTTGATATTCTGGAAGTTATGGCTCATGGTTTCGAAAAG ataggATCGTGGACAACGGAAGATGGATTTGTTGAGTCCAGAAAAATTGTTCCTCCGGTGGAACAAGAAAAAAGTGAATCAATGAAAGGAAAACATTTCATAGTGCTTACAGCGTTG AGTGCGCCATACGGAATGCTAAAAGAgtcttcaaaaaaattagagggAAACGATCGTTACGAAGGTTTCGGCATAGAAATCATCGAAGAACTGGCAAAGATGAATGAATTCAATTATACATTTGATATCCAAGCCGACGGCGTTTACGGATCTTATGACTCCAAAACTGgtaaatggaatggaatgatgGAGAAAATAATGGACggt aggGCAGATTTTGCAATAACCGATTTGACAATAACTGCAGCTCGTCAGAAAGCGGTTGACTTTACAAGTCCTTTTATGAACTTGGGTATCACTATATTATACAAAAAGCCCACAAAACAACCGCCCGACTTGTTCTCATTTATTTCACCGTTTTCATAccag GTTTGGGGTTATTTAGCAGGGGCTTATGTTGGTGTGTCGGCGCTTCTTTTCATTCTTGGACGATTTGCACCAGAAGAATGGCAGAACCCATATCCATGCATAGAGGAACCTGAAACTTTGGATAACCAATGGACTTTAGCGAACTCTTTTTGGTTTACTTTGGGTAGTGTTCTTACACAGGGATCTGAAATAGCACCTAT TGCGATATCCACAAGGATGGCAGGTAGTATGTGGTGGTTCTTCACTCTAATAATGGTGTCTTCATACACAGCAAATCTTGCTGCATTCTTAACAGTGGAATCAAAGTTCTATGCGATAAAAAGTGTGTCTGATTTAGCAAATAATCCTTATGAAATCACTTATGGGGCGAAGAAAGGCGGTGCTACTTTCAGCTTCTTTAAG GAATCCGACAATTTACTATATCAGAAAATGTACCAATATATGGACGCACACCCAGAGCTGATGACACCTACTAACGATATCGGGCTTGAAAG GGTCAAATCAGAAAAGGAAAATTACGCATTTCTAATGGAATCTTCATCAATCGAGTATTTAGTGGAGAGAAATTGTGACGTAGCACAAGTAGGTGGACTGCTGGATAGTAAAGGATACGGAATTGCCATGAAGAAGA ATTCACCATATAGGCAACCGATGAGCGAGTCAATATTGCAGTTGCAAGAACAAGGAAAAATAGCCAGGATGAAAGACAAATGGTGGAAGGAGAAAAGGGGAGGTGGCATATGTGCg gatgACGACGAAGGCAGCGGAGATGCTCAACCATTAGTGCTAGCGAATGTTGGTGGAGTATTCATCGTACTTGCGGCGGGTTCTGGTTTGGCAGCAATCTGTGCTTTTATCGAGATGATTTTCGATGTATGGCTAACATCGCATAGAGTAAAG GTACCATTCAAAGATGAACTGATCGCTGAACTGAAATTCATATTTAGCTTTAGTGGAGACGTAAAACCTGTTCGTCACCGAGAATCAACAGGAAGTGGGTCCAAAGAGtcaaagaaagaagaaaacaaggAAGGGGAAGATCCTGAATCACGCAGGGAAAGTGAAAACAGAAATGAAATAGCACCCTCACGGCATTCGGATAGATCTAGTCATTCCCACCATAACACTCACAGTAGAAGACAAAGTAATGCGATGCAGATAGCAAGATCACGCAAATATAGCAGACAGTATTCAAACAAGTCCCAATTAATACCTGAAAACTAA
- the LOC123870524 gene encoding glutamate receptor ionotropic, kainate 2-like isoform X1: MYVKLKWLPCFIIMACLFYVQGEKTIGAICDDGSFLFEAAFNVAITAASENEESQFQANVVRTSPGDIMEAETAMCSLLENNIYGVFGPKTKNALHHVQSIADFLEIPQLIAEPVETLNRNWSAVNLYPNHIAYSQIFADIIEIKGWKEFTIIYEGAEHLPFLDSIISMHELDSELKMLITVVQMPEGDDFRSQLKTIKTSGSVNYLVSCSIDKLPLVLEQAQQVGLMSDDHSYVIMDPDFHTIDIDPYKHGGSNITGIRFFDPELEHIQNFITSLNEQVKELSEGKIENAIENNGLRFNLALVYDSVILYTSAIKAMGLEEGAENITCDSDESWTFGSTLINHVRTMELDGLTGMVKFDEEGFRSELEVDILEVMAHGFEKIGSWTTEDGFVESRKIVPPVEQEKSESMKGKHFIVLTALSAPYGMLKESSKKLEGNDRYEGFGIEIIEELAKMNEFNYTFDIQADGVYGSYDSKTGKWNGMMEKIMDGRADFAITDLTITAARQKAVDFTSPFMNLGITILYKKPTKQPPDLFSFISPFSYQVWGYLAGAYVGVSALLFILGRFAPEEWQNPYPCIEEPETLDNQWTLANSFWFTLGSVLTQGSEIAPIAISTRMAGSMWWFFTLIMVSSYTANLAAFLTVESKFYAIKSVSDLANNPYEITYGAKKGGATFSFFKESDNLLYQKMYQYMDAHPELMTPTNDIGLERVKSEKENYAFLMESSSIEYLVERNCDVAQVGGLLDSKGYGIAMKKNSPYRQPMSESILQLQEQGKIARMKDKWWKEKRGGGICADDDEGSGDAQPLVLANVGGVFIVLAAGSGLAAICAFIEMIFDVWLTSHRVKVPFKDELIAELKFIFSFSGDVKPVRHRESTGSGSKESKKEENKEGEDPESRRESENRNEIAPSRHSDRSSHSHHNTHSRRQSNAMQIARSRKYSRQYSNKSQLIPEN, encoded by the exons ATGTACGTAAAATTAAAATGGCTACCTTGCTTCATCATAATGGCTTGTTTGTTTTACGTTCAAGGAGAAAAAACAATTG GAGCGATTTGTGACGATGGAAGTTTTTTATTCGAGGCGGCCTTTAATGTGGCTATTACAGCAGCATCGGAAAATGAGGAAAGCCAATTCCAAGCAAACGTCGTGCGAACATCTCCTGGTGATATAATGGAAGCTGAAACGGCCATGTGCTCACTTTTAGAG aataatatctACGGAGTATTTGGACCCAAAACCAAAAATGCGTTGCATCATGTCCAGTCTATTGCTGACTTTTTGGAAATCCCTCAGTTAATAGCTGAACCCGTTGAAACCCTAAATCGAAATTGGTCTGCTGTTAATTTATATCCGAATCACATCGCCTATTCACAG aTATTTGCTGATATAATTGAAATAAAGGGTTGGAAAGAgtttacaataatttacgaaGGCGCTGAACACTTACCTTTCTTAGACAGTATAATTTCAATGCATGAATTAGATTCCGAACTCAAAATGTTAATAACAGTAGTACAGATGCCCGAAGGTGATGATTTCAG ATCCCAgctaaaaacaattaaaacttCAGGTTCCGTTAATTATCTTGTAAGCTGTAGCATAGACAAACTACCGCTTGTATTAGAACAAGCACAACAGGTCGGATTAATGTCTGATGATCACAGCTATGTTATAATGGATCCAGATTTTCATACGATTGACATCGATCCCTATAAACATGGAGGATCTAATATTACGG GAATTAGATTTTTTGATCCTGAATTAGAACATATTCAGAATTTCATCACTTCTTTAAATGAACAGGTAAAAGAATTATCCGAGggaaaaattgaaaatgcaaTAGAGAACAATGGTCTCCGATTTAACCTGGCGCTAGTGTATGACTCAGTGATCTTGTATACTTCAGCAATAAAGGCAATGGGTTTGGAGGAAGGCGCTGAGAATATAACTTGCGATAGCGATGAGAGTTGGACTTTTGGTTCCACTCTCATTAATCACGTGCGAACC ATGGAACTTGACGGTTTGACCGGGATGGTGAAATTTGACGAAGAAGGCTTTCGTTCTGAACTAGAGGTTGATATTCTGGAAGTTATGGCTCATGGTTTCGAAAAG ataggATCGTGGACAACGGAAGATGGATTTGTTGAGTCCAGAAAAATTGTTCCTCCGGTGGAACAAGAAAAAAGTGAATCAATGAAAGGAAAACATTTCATAGTGCTTACAGCGTTG AGTGCGCCATACGGAATGCTAAAAGAgtcttcaaaaaaattagagggAAACGATCGTTACGAAGGTTTCGGCATAGAAATCATCGAAGAACTGGCAAAGATGAATGAATTCAATTATACATTTGATATCCAAGCCGACGGCGTTTACGGATCTTATGACTCCAAAACTGgtaaatggaatggaatgatgGAGAAAATAATGGACggt aggGCAGATTTTGCAATAACCGATTTGACAATAACTGCAGCTCGTCAGAAAGCGGTTGACTTTACAAGTCCTTTTATGAACTTGGGTATCACTATATTATACAAAAAGCCCACAAAACAACCGCCCGACTTGTTCTCATTTATTTCACCGTTTTCATAccag GTTTGGGGTTATTTAGCAGGGGCTTATGTTGGTGTGTCGGCGCTTCTTTTCATTCTTGGACGATTTGCACCAGAAGAATGGCAGAACCCATATCCATGCATAGAGGAACCTGAAACTTTGGATAACCAATGGACTTTAGCGAACTCTTTTTGGTTTACTTTGGGTAGTGTTCTTACACAGGGATCTGAAATAGCACCTAT TGCGATATCCACAAGGATGGCAGGTAGTATGTGGTGGTTCTTCACTCTAATAATGGTGTCTTCATACACAGCAAATCTTGCTGCATTCTTAACAGTGGAATCAAAGTTCTATGCGATAAAAAGTGTGTCTGATTTAGCAAATAATCCTTATGAAATCACTTATGGGGCGAAGAAAGGCGGTGCTACTTTCAGCTTCTTTAAG GAATCCGACAATTTACTATATCAGAAAATGTACCAATATATGGACGCACACCCAGAGCTGATGACACCTACTAACGATATCGGGCTTGAAAG GGTCAAATCAGAAAAGGAAAATTACGCATTTCTAATGGAATCTTCATCAATCGAGTATTTAGTGGAGAGAAATTGTGACGTAGCACAAGTAGGTGGACTGCTGGATAGTAAAGGATACGGAATTGCCATGAAGAAGA ATTCACCATATAGGCAACCGATGAGCGAGTCAATATTGCAGTTGCAAGAACAAGGAAAAATAGCCAGGATGAAAGACAAATGGTGGAAGGAGAAAAGGGGAGGTGGCATATGTGCg gatgACGACGAAGGCAGCGGAGATGCTCAACCATTAGTGCTAGCGAATGTTGGTGGAGTATTCATCGTACTTGCGGCGGGTTCTGGTTTGGCAGCAATCTGTGCTTTTATCGAGATGATTTTCGATGTATGGCTAACATCGCATAGAGTAAAG GTACCATTCAAAGATGAACTGATCGCTGAACTGAAATTCATATTTAGCTTTAGTGGAGACGTAAAACCTGTTCGTCACCGAGAATCAACAGGAAGTGGGTCCAAAGAGtcaaagaaagaagaaaacaaggAAGGGGAAGATCCTGAATCACGCAGGGAAAGTGAAAACAGAAATGAAATAGCACCCTCACGGCATTCGGATAGATCTAGTCATTCCCACCATAACACTCACAGTAGAAGACAAAGTAATGCGATGCAGATAGCAAGATCACGCAAATATAGCAGACAGTATTCAAACAAGTCCCAATTAATACCTGAAAACTAA
- the LOC123870524 gene encoding glutamate receptor ionotropic, kainate 2-like isoform X3 has product MEDLILRVKELSEGKIENAIENNGLRFNLALVYDSVILYTSAIKAMGLEEGAENITCDSDESWTFGSTLINHVRTMELDGLTGMVKFDEEGFRSELEVDILEVMAHGFEKIGSWTTEDGFVESRKIVPPVEQEKSESMKGKHFIVLTALSAPYGMLKESSKKLEGNDRYEGFGIEIIEELAKMNEFNYTFDIQADGVYGSYDSKTGKWNGMMEKIMDGRADFAITDLTITAARQKAVDFTSPFMNLGITILYKKPTKQPPDLFSFISPFSYQVWGYLAGAYVGVSALLFILGRFAPEEWQNPYPCIEEPETLDNQWTLANSFWFTLGSVLTQGSEIAPIAISTRMAGSMWWFFTLIMVSSYTANLAAFLTVESKFYAIKSVSDLANNPYEITYGAKKGGATFSFFKESDNLLYQKMYQYMDAHPELMTPTNDIGLERVKSEKENYAFLMESSSIEYLVERNCDVAQVGGLLDSKGYGIAMKKNSPYRQPMSESILQLQEQGKIARMKDKWWKEKRGGGICADDDEGSGDAQPLVLANVGGVFIVLAAGSGLAAICAFIEMIFDVWLTSHRVKVPFKDELIAELKFIFSFSGDVKPVRHRESTGSGSKESKKEENKEGEDPESRRESENRNEIAPSRHSDRSSHSHHNTHSRRQSNAMQIARSRKYSRQYSNKSQLIPEN; this is encoded by the exons ATGGAGGATCTAATATTACGG GTAAAAGAATTATCCGAGggaaaaattgaaaatgcaaTAGAGAACAATGGTCTCCGATTTAACCTGGCGCTAGTGTATGACTCAGTGATCTTGTATACTTCAGCAATAAAGGCAATGGGTTTGGAGGAAGGCGCTGAGAATATAACTTGCGATAGCGATGAGAGTTGGACTTTTGGTTCCACTCTCATTAATCACGTGCGAACC ATGGAACTTGACGGTTTGACCGGGATGGTGAAATTTGACGAAGAAGGCTTTCGTTCTGAACTAGAGGTTGATATTCTGGAAGTTATGGCTCATGGTTTCGAAAAG ataggATCGTGGACAACGGAAGATGGATTTGTTGAGTCCAGAAAAATTGTTCCTCCGGTGGAACAAGAAAAAAGTGAATCAATGAAAGGAAAACATTTCATAGTGCTTACAGCGTTG AGTGCGCCATACGGAATGCTAAAAGAgtcttcaaaaaaattagagggAAACGATCGTTACGAAGGTTTCGGCATAGAAATCATCGAAGAACTGGCAAAGATGAATGAATTCAATTATACATTTGATATCCAAGCCGACGGCGTTTACGGATCTTATGACTCCAAAACTGgtaaatggaatggaatgatgGAGAAAATAATGGACggt aggGCAGATTTTGCAATAACCGATTTGACAATAACTGCAGCTCGTCAGAAAGCGGTTGACTTTACAAGTCCTTTTATGAACTTGGGTATCACTATATTATACAAAAAGCCCACAAAACAACCGCCCGACTTGTTCTCATTTATTTCACCGTTTTCATAccag GTTTGGGGTTATTTAGCAGGGGCTTATGTTGGTGTGTCGGCGCTTCTTTTCATTCTTGGACGATTTGCACCAGAAGAATGGCAGAACCCATATCCATGCATAGAGGAACCTGAAACTTTGGATAACCAATGGACTTTAGCGAACTCTTTTTGGTTTACTTTGGGTAGTGTTCTTACACAGGGATCTGAAATAGCACCTAT TGCGATATCCACAAGGATGGCAGGTAGTATGTGGTGGTTCTTCACTCTAATAATGGTGTCTTCATACACAGCAAATCTTGCTGCATTCTTAACAGTGGAATCAAAGTTCTATGCGATAAAAAGTGTGTCTGATTTAGCAAATAATCCTTATGAAATCACTTATGGGGCGAAGAAAGGCGGTGCTACTTTCAGCTTCTTTAAG GAATCCGACAATTTACTATATCAGAAAATGTACCAATATATGGACGCACACCCAGAGCTGATGACACCTACTAACGATATCGGGCTTGAAAG GGTCAAATCAGAAAAGGAAAATTACGCATTTCTAATGGAATCTTCATCAATCGAGTATTTAGTGGAGAGAAATTGTGACGTAGCACAAGTAGGTGGACTGCTGGATAGTAAAGGATACGGAATTGCCATGAAGAAGA ATTCACCATATAGGCAACCGATGAGCGAGTCAATATTGCAGTTGCAAGAACAAGGAAAAATAGCCAGGATGAAAGACAAATGGTGGAAGGAGAAAAGGGGAGGTGGCATATGTGCg gatgACGACGAAGGCAGCGGAGATGCTCAACCATTAGTGCTAGCGAATGTTGGTGGAGTATTCATCGTACTTGCGGCGGGTTCTGGTTTGGCAGCAATCTGTGCTTTTATCGAGATGATTTTCGATGTATGGCTAACATCGCATAGAGTAAAG GTACCATTCAAAGATGAACTGATCGCTGAACTGAAATTCATATTTAGCTTTAGTGGAGACGTAAAACCTGTTCGTCACCGAGAATCAACAGGAAGTGGGTCCAAAGAGtcaaagaaagaagaaaacaaggAAGGGGAAGATCCTGAATCACGCAGGGAAAGTGAAAACAGAAATGAAATAGCACCCTCACGGCATTCGGATAGATCTAGTCATTCCCACCATAACACTCACAGTAGAAGACAAAGTAATGCGATGCAGATAGCAAGATCACGCAAATATAGCAGACAGTATTCAAACAAGTCCCAATTAATACCTGAAAACTAA